One part of the Sphingobacterium sp. LZ7M1 genome encodes these proteins:
- the proS gene encoding proline--tRNA ligase, with translation MSKGITSRSEDYSQWYNDLVIKADLAEYSAVRGCMVIKPYGYAIWERMQAVLDKRFKETGHSNAYFPLFIPKSFFSKEASHVEGFATECAVVTHYRLKNDGNGNIIVDEDAKLEEELIVRPTSETIIWNTYRGWIESYRDLPILVNQWANVVRWEMRTRLFLRTAEFLWQEGHTAHATSEEAIAEAEQMLEVYAEFAEGTLAVPVVRGRKTENERFAGAIDTLCIEALMQDGKALQAGTSHFLGQNFAKAFDVKFTSKEGKLDYVWATSWGVSTRLMGALIMAHSDDQGLVLPPKLAPTQVVIVPIYKTDEEKANLDAYVDQLSAALKQLDIRVKYDDRDTQRPGFKFAEWELKGVPLRVALGSRDMQNGTVELARRDTQTKETVQQAGLPDRIAALLGEIQDNIYNKALTFRDEHITEVNSYEEFKQVLEEKGGFISAHWDGTVETEKRVKEETKATIRCIPLDAKEEEGVCIFTGKPSKQRVLFAKAY, from the coding sequence ATGAGTAAAGGGATAACAAGCCGTAGCGAAGATTATTCGCAATGGTACAACGATCTGGTAATAAAAGCCGATCTAGCAGAATACTCTGCAGTAAGAGGTTGTATGGTGATCAAACCATACGGGTATGCAATCTGGGAGAGAATGCAAGCCGTTCTTGACAAAAGATTTAAAGAAACGGGCCACTCCAATGCCTATTTCCCCTTATTTATCCCCAAATCTTTCTTTTCTAAGGAAGCCTCCCATGTTGAAGGCTTTGCCACTGAATGTGCCGTTGTTACTCACTATAGGTTGAAGAATGATGGTAATGGCAACATTATCGTTGATGAAGATGCTAAACTGGAAGAGGAATTGATCGTTCGTCCAACATCAGAAACCATTATCTGGAATACATACCGCGGATGGATCGAGTCATATCGTGATCTTCCAATCTTGGTAAATCAGTGGGCAAACGTCGTTCGTTGGGAAATGCGTACGCGTTTATTCCTTCGTACAGCAGAATTCCTATGGCAAGAAGGCCATACTGCACACGCGACCAGCGAAGAAGCTATTGCTGAGGCAGAGCAAATGTTGGAAGTTTATGCTGAATTTGCGGAAGGAACCTTAGCGGTTCCAGTGGTTCGTGGAAGGAAAACTGAAAACGAGCGTTTTGCCGGAGCGATCGATACGTTATGTATCGAAGCCTTGATGCAGGATGGTAAAGCTTTGCAAGCAGGGACATCACACTTTTTGGGTCAAAATTTTGCAAAAGCTTTTGATGTGAAGTTTACTTCCAAAGAAGGAAAATTAGATTATGTTTGGGCTACATCTTGGGGAGTATCCACTCGTTTGATGGGTGCTTTGATTATGGCGCATTCTGATGATCAAGGGTTGGTATTGCCTCCGAAATTGGCGCCAACTCAGGTAGTCATCGTCCCAATTTATAAGACCGATGAAGAAAAAGCAAACCTTGATGCTTATGTGGATCAATTGAGTGCCGCTTTGAAGCAATTGGATATCCGTGTGAAATATGATGATCGCGATACACAAAGACCAGGATTCAAATTTGCAGAATGGGAATTGAAAGGCGTGCCTTTGCGCGTAGCTCTAGGTTCTCGTGATATGCAGAATGGTACCGTGGAGCTTGCTCGCCGTGATACACAAACGAAAGAAACTGTTCAGCAAGCTGGATTGCCAGACCGTATTGCGGCCTTGTTGGGAGAAATCCAGGATAACATCTATAATAAGGCATTGACTTTCCGTGATGAACATATCACTGAAGTAAATTCTTATGAGGAATTCAAACAAGTATTGGAAGAAAAAGGTGGATTTATTTCTGCACACTGGGATGGAACGGTAGAGACCGAAAAACGTGTGAAGGAAGAGACCAAAGCAACGATCCGTTGTATTCCTTTGGATGCTAAAGAAGAGGAAGGCGTTTGTATCTTTACAGGTAAACCTTCGAAACAACGTGTTTTATTTGCGAAAGCATATTAA
- a CDS encoding NAD-dependent epimerase/dehydratase family protein has protein sequence MKNLLILGCGWVGEELARQLKKKGWNLWVTTRTEEKYHRLQGDGIFAFIHDFDRDLNLDLPVDVSFDAIVNSIPATQRNTEAEIEHRFSHVFNILCSLNYKKHIFLSSVGVYPDQDGNFDESFVEEELMSPKLRMAEKKMMSLPYSSTFRLGGLFGNERILAKYFQDKVVHIGGQPSNFIHLDDVVGIIERSLEINLPTGYYNLVAPEHPLKKEVILKSAQKYMYSYPSAFEPKDSFQKVVNSDKIINLLNYEFKYPSPLDF, from the coding sequence ATGAAGAACCTTTTGATATTGGGTTGTGGATGGGTAGGTGAAGAACTTGCTCGTCAGCTCAAAAAGAAAGGTTGGAATCTGTGGGTAACGACCCGTACAGAGGAAAAATACCATCGCTTGCAAGGCGATGGTATTTTTGCGTTTATCCACGACTTTGACAGGGATCTCAACCTGGATCTTCCAGTTGATGTCAGTTTTGATGCGATCGTCAACTCGATTCCAGCCACGCAGAGAAATACGGAGGCAGAAATAGAGCATCGCTTTTCGCATGTTTTCAATATTCTATGTTCCTTAAATTATAAAAAGCATATCTTTTTGAGTTCCGTTGGAGTTTATCCCGATCAGGATGGCAACTTTGATGAAAGCTTTGTGGAAGAAGAATTGATGTCCCCAAAGCTTCGAATGGCTGAAAAGAAAATGATGAGCCTCCCTTATTCATCTACTTTTAGGCTAGGAGGCTTATTTGGGAATGAAAGAATACTGGCTAAATACTTTCAGGATAAGGTGGTGCATATTGGGGGTCAACCTTCAAATTTTATCCATTTGGATGATGTTGTTGGAATCATCGAGCGGAGTCTCGAAATCAATCTGCCAACCGGTTATTATAATCTGGTGGCTCCGGAGCATCCCTTGAAAAAGGAGGTGATCCTGAAAAGCGCCCAGAAATATATGTACAGTTATCCAAGTGCTTTTGAACCGAAGGACAGTTTCCAGAAAGTGGTAAATTCGGATAAGATCATCAATTTGTTGAATTACGAGTTTAAATACCCTTCTCCATTAGATTTTTAA
- a CDS encoding cystathionine gamma-synthase, with amino-acid sequence MNYKFATKAIHAGQEADPTTGAVMTPIYQTSTYQQKAPGDHKGYEYSRGTNPTRKALEDCIAALENGKFGLAFSSGMAATDCVLRLLQPGDEVVTGDDLYGGSYRIFTKVYEPLGITFKFVNTSDVKAVEDAISDKTKLIWVETPTNPTLKLADIEAIGKIAKAKKILYAVDNTFASPYLQNPLDLGADIVMHSVTKYLGGHSDVVMGALVMNDEELYKKLWFFYNACGGTPGPQDAFLVLRGIKTLHLRMKAHCENGRKVAEYLKNHPKVEKIYWPGFEDHPGHDVAKKQMKDFGGMVSIVIKGADLAETFRVASGFKVFTLAESLGGVESLINHPATMTHGSIPKETREKVGVVDNLLRLSVGVEDAEDLIADLEQALSR; translated from the coding sequence ATGAATTACAAATTTGCAACCAAGGCAATTCATGCCGGACAGGAGGCAGATCCTACAACTGGCGCAGTGATGACGCCGATATACCAAACCTCAACTTACCAACAGAAAGCACCGGGTGACCATAAAGGTTATGAATACTCACGTGGTACCAATCCTACCCGTAAGGCACTCGAAGATTGTATCGCAGCGTTGGAAAATGGAAAGTTTGGTTTAGCATTCTCTTCAGGAATGGCCGCAACAGATTGTGTATTGCGCTTATTGCAACCTGGAGATGAGGTGGTAACCGGTGATGATCTATACGGTGGTTCTTACCGTATTTTCACAAAAGTTTATGAGCCCCTTGGAATTACCTTTAAGTTTGTCAATACTTCCGATGTAAAAGCAGTGGAAGATGCTATTTCAGACAAGACAAAATTGATCTGGGTGGAAACTCCAACCAACCCAACCTTGAAATTAGCAGACATCGAAGCTATAGGGAAGATCGCAAAAGCAAAGAAAATCCTTTACGCGGTAGACAATACTTTTGCCTCTCCTTATCTTCAAAACCCATTGGACCTTGGTGCTGACATCGTGATGCACTCAGTAACTAAATATCTTGGTGGTCACTCTGATGTGGTCATGGGAGCTTTGGTGATGAATGATGAAGAGTTGTACAAGAAATTATGGTTTTTCTATAATGCTTGCGGAGGTACTCCAGGACCACAGGATGCATTCTTAGTGCTTCGTGGTATCAAAACTTTGCACCTTCGTATGAAGGCTCATTGTGAGAACGGAAGAAAGGTAGCAGAATATCTAAAGAACCATCCTAAGGTAGAAAAAATCTATTGGCCAGGATTTGAAGACCATCCAGGACATGATGTTGCCAAGAAACAAATGAAGGATTTCGGAGGCATGGTATCTATCGTAATCAAAGGAGCTGATTTGGCGGAAACATTCCGCGTCGCTTCTGGATTCAAGGTATTCACTTTAGCTGAATCATTAGGTGGTGTGGAATCATTGATCAACCACCCTGCAACCATGACCCATGGCTCGATCCCTAAAGAAACTAGAGAAAAAGTAGGTGTAGTGGATAACCTTTTGCGCCTTTCGGTAGGGGTGGAAGATGCTGAAGACCTGATCGCTGATCTGGAACAAGCCTTATCGCGTTAA
- a CDS encoding M28 family metallopeptidase, producing MMNNKLFISAALLLGLASCKSGSDSSSYDKNSLDSTAIAAITEDSYKAYVAKLSSDEFMGRLPFSKGDTITVNYIQEQYKTLGLEPGNGDSFFQEVPMVEISSKPVNPTLTFKGKNGDLTAQYLDDYVIGTPQMAETIDVENTELVFAGFGIVAPEYKWNDYEGLDVKGKTVVVMVSDPGRYDKTLFKADTMTYYGRWIYKFEEASRQGAAGILLVHETEAASYGWNVVRSGWTGPRLSLVPENKGANLSKFQGWVSNETAKKLFQLGGLNADLMEQAKKPGFKAVPLNVTTNVKLANSFRESKSNNVLGMIKGSKRPDETIIYTAHWDHLGIGEASNGDSIFNGAMDNATGVAALFELAKAFKAAKVQPERSVVFLAVTAEEQGLLGSQYYAENPVFPLNKTVANINMDSFNPVGAMNGFRVTGTGQTELEDYAILSAAKFNRKMVPEGSATGGGFYRSDHFNFVKVGVPGLYMGSGGDYLESDTTVIKNRQKALAGRYHAVTDELNDNWNFDGIIADIRLFFDIGYTLSMDTIFPNFKAKSEFKELGDKRLSK from the coding sequence ATGATGAACAACAAACTATTTATTAGTGCAGCCTTATTACTCGGACTTGCATCTTGTAAATCGGGGAGCGACAGTTCTTCCTATGACAAAAACAGTTTAGACTCGACAGCGATTGCTGCGATCACCGAAGATAGCTACAAAGCTTATGTTGCTAAACTATCTTCGGATGAATTCATGGGTCGTCTGCCTTTTAGCAAGGGCGATACCATCACTGTAAATTACATTCAAGAACAATATAAAACCCTTGGCCTAGAACCAGGAAACGGCGACTCTTTTTTCCAAGAGGTGCCGATGGTGGAAATCAGCTCTAAACCTGTTAATCCAACTCTGACCTTTAAAGGTAAAAACGGCGATCTTACAGCTCAATACCTAGATGACTATGTAATCGGTACTCCCCAAATGGCGGAAACCATCGATGTTGAAAACACCGAACTGGTATTTGCTGGATTTGGGATCGTAGCACCTGAATATAAATGGAATGACTATGAAGGTCTTGATGTAAAAGGCAAAACCGTTGTGGTGATGGTCTCTGACCCAGGTCGCTATGACAAAACATTATTCAAAGCTGATACCATGACCTATTACGGTCGTTGGATCTACAAATTCGAGGAAGCATCTCGTCAAGGTGCGGCTGGTATCTTGTTAGTTCATGAAACTGAAGCTGCGAGTTATGGCTGGAATGTGGTAAGAAGTGGTTGGACAGGCCCTAGATTATCATTGGTTCCTGAAAACAAAGGTGCCAACTTGAGCAAATTCCAAGGTTGGGTAAGCAATGAAACTGCAAAAAAACTATTCCAATTGGGTGGATTGAATGCAGATCTGATGGAACAAGCTAAAAAACCTGGATTTAAGGCCGTTCCATTGAATGTGACGACGAATGTTAAATTGGCAAACAGCTTCAGGGAGTCTAAATCCAATAACGTATTAGGGATGATCAAAGGTTCTAAAAGGCCTGATGAAACCATTATCTATACCGCTCACTGGGATCACTTAGGAATTGGTGAAGCTAGCAATGGCGACTCTATTTTCAATGGAGCGATGGACAATGCTACAGGTGTGGCTGCCTTATTTGAATTGGCAAAAGCCTTTAAAGCGGCAAAGGTTCAGCCAGAGCGTTCAGTTGTGTTCTTAGCGGTTACTGCAGAGGAACAAGGTTTATTAGGTTCTCAATATTATGCTGAAAACCCTGTATTCCCATTGAACAAAACGGTTGCCAATATAAATATGGACTCCTTCAATCCTGTAGGTGCCATGAACGGTTTCCGTGTAACTGGAACAGGACAGACGGAATTGGAAGACTATGCCATCCTATCGGCAGCTAAATTTAACCGTAAGATGGTACCAGAAGGAAGTGCTACAGGTGGTGGATTCTACCGTTCTGACCATTTCAACTTTGTGAAAGTAGGTGTACCAGGTCTATACATGGGCAGTGGTGGGGATTACTTAGAATCCGACACAACCGTTATCAAGAACCGTCAGAAGGCATTAGCAGGCCGCTATCATGCCGTGACTGATGAACTAAATGACAACTGGAACTTCGATGGAATCATTGCCGACATCCGATTATTTTTTGATATTGGCTACACTTTAAGTATGGATACAATTTTCCCTAACTTTAAAGCAAAATCAGAGTTTAAAGAATTAGGCGACAAACGCCTTTCAAAATAG
- a CDS encoding SprT-like domain-containing protein: MPDFSKQLSKYIPSTAAPIISEWINDTACRFKVTRSRASKLGDYRSPFKNEPHQITINHDLNPYSFLITTVHEFAHLKTWQKHKNKVKPHGAEWKNNFKSLMDAFIKLNLFPEDIHLALIKYMNNPAASSCTDLTLYKVLKSYDKSEFETVTIDSIEFNSYFSIKNGRVFQKLERLRKRYKCLEVKTQRIYLFHPIAEVKPVEMESNP; the protein is encoded by the coding sequence ATGCCTGATTTTAGCAAACAGTTAAGTAAGTACATCCCATCTACCGCAGCTCCTATCATCTCTGAATGGATCAATGATACTGCCTGTAGGTTTAAGGTGACTCGTTCTAGAGCATCCAAACTGGGAGACTACCGCTCTCCTTTCAAAAACGAACCCCATCAGATCACCATCAATCACGATCTGAACCCCTATTCTTTTTTGATTACGACTGTCCATGAGTTTGCTCACCTCAAAACTTGGCAAAAGCATAAGAACAAGGTAAAGCCGCATGGCGCTGAATGGAAAAACAACTTCAAGAGTTTAATGGATGCATTCATTAAGCTGAACCTATTTCCAGAAGATATCCATTTGGCATTGATCAAATACATGAACAATCCTGCAGCTTCCAGTTGTACGGACCTAACCCTGTATAAGGTCTTGAAATCTTACGATAAATCAGAATTTGAAACCGTAACGATTGACAGCATAGAATTCAACAGTTATTTCAGCATCAAAAACGGAAGGGTTTTCCAGAAATTGGAGCGATTGCGGAAAAGATATAAGTGTCTGGAGGTAAAAACACAGCGAATTTATCTATTTCACCCAATTGCTGAGGTAAAACCGGTCGAAATGGAATCAAATCCTTAA
- the recN gene encoding DNA repair protein RecN, which translates to MLSKLQIKNYALIDALDINFDDKLNIITGETGAGKSIIMGALGLILGNRAESKHFFDESRKCIIEGHFYIKDYNLQDLFNSLDLDYEDTSLIRRELHADGKSRAFVNDTPVTLQTLKVLGEKLIDIHSQHATLQINTESFQLLVLDTVAQNQSVLADYKKKYQEYKRTVAELKQLEEDLAKTRSESDYQQFVFNELEQANLQDQEQEGLEAEQSQLENAEEIKRHFHAASSELQDGEINVLDSLKQALSSLQNGARYLPSSESLVDRLQSSLIELKDLSSEVEQVAEGISMDEERLSIVNERLSVLYDLQKKHRVATVKELLELKQDLENKLQATDSQGEQIEELKVKIDKLHQEISKLADQLTKNRSKATKIVEKEVQDVLSRVGMPHAQLNVELNQLSDFKSTGQDEVSFLFSANKGQALQPIHKVASGGELSRVMLAIKSLVAKTSALPTIIFDEIDTGISGEVALRVGELMEELADNMQVISITHLPQIASQGNSHFKVYKEDKGDKTKSNIVLMNEEERVLEIAQMLSGANPEDTAIQHAKEMLK; encoded by the coding sequence ATGTTAAGCAAACTACAGATAAAAAACTATGCATTGATTGATGCATTGGACATTAATTTCGACGACAAACTCAATATCATAACAGGTGAAACTGGAGCGGGTAAATCCATTATTATGGGTGCTCTAGGTTTAATCCTGGGCAATAGGGCCGAGAGCAAGCATTTCTTCGATGAATCAAGGAAATGTATAATCGAAGGTCACTTCTATATCAAAGACTATAACCTTCAAGATCTTTTCAATTCTTTGGACCTGGACTATGAGGATACCAGTCTGATCCGTAGAGAGCTGCATGCCGATGGCAAATCAAGAGCTTTTGTCAATGATACACCTGTAACCTTGCAAACACTTAAGGTATTAGGGGAGAAGTTGATCGATATCCATTCCCAGCATGCTACATTGCAGATCAATACGGAATCTTTTCAGCTACTGGTCTTGGATACCGTAGCACAAAACCAATCTGTACTCGCTGACTATAAAAAGAAATACCAAGAATATAAACGTACAGTCGCTGAACTCAAGCAATTGGAAGAAGATTTGGCAAAGACCCGGTCGGAATCTGATTATCAGCAATTTGTTTTCAACGAATTGGAACAAGCCAATCTACAAGACCAAGAACAGGAAGGGTTGGAAGCAGAACAATCCCAATTGGAAAATGCCGAAGAAATAAAACGTCATTTTCATGCTGCAAGTTCAGAACTCCAAGATGGTGAAATCAATGTTTTGGACAGCCTTAAGCAAGCTTTGAGCTCTTTACAGAATGGTGCTCGCTATCTACCTTCCTCAGAATCCCTTGTTGATCGCCTGCAAAGCAGTTTGATCGAATTGAAAGATTTGAGTTCTGAAGTGGAGCAGGTAGCAGAGGGCATCAGTATGGATGAAGAGCGCTTGAGCATCGTGAATGAAAGACTGTCTGTTTTGTATGACCTGCAAAAGAAACATCGCGTAGCTACTGTAAAGGAGCTTCTGGAGCTAAAGCAAGACCTCGAAAACAAACTGCAGGCTACCGATTCGCAAGGTGAACAGATTGAAGAATTAAAGGTGAAAATTGACAAGTTGCATCAGGAAATATCCAAATTGGCCGATCAATTGACCAAAAACAGGAGCAAGGCAACTAAGATCGTAGAGAAGGAAGTTCAAGATGTGCTATCCAGAGTTGGTATGCCACATGCTCAATTGAATGTTGAACTCAATCAATTATCGGATTTCAAATCAACTGGTCAAGATGAAGTATCCTTTCTTTTCTCGGCCAACAAAGGTCAAGCATTACAACCTATACACAAGGTAGCCTCAGGCGGTGAACTTTCTAGGGTGATGCTGGCCATTAAATCCTTGGTAGCAAAGACTTCAGCTCTGCCAACTATCATCTTTGATGAAATCGATACAGGTATATCTGGAGAAGTAGCACTCAGGGTAGGGGAATTGATGGAAGAGCTCGCAGACAATATGCAGGTGATCAGTATTACCCACTTGCCGCAGATTGCATCCCAAGGGAATAGCCACTTTAAGGTATATAAAGAAGATAAGGGCGATAAAACCAAATCAAATATTGTATTGATGAATGAGGAGGAGAGGGTCTTGGAAATAGCACAAATGTTGAGCGGAGCCAATCCGGAAGATACGGCAATTCAACATGCCAAAGAAATGTTGAAATAA